One segment of Candidatus Dojkabacteria bacterium DNA contains the following:
- a CDS encoding ATP-grasp domain-containing protein, with translation MQDIVSRFGFDPSINVSDIGINTLWFYVQAAQKLGISYKLISKGNIVEFSKDEKRFLIKKAILPITNYTAADIAGRKKQSNLVLSYYGLPVPRSAKAETLEDLVSIFRSFDSSVVVKPDTGIGGKGVTILPTESELNSAWEYSNKYKNVGSVIVEEFIKGDNYRLLVLGDKVIAAAKRHPAHVIGNGLNSVAELINIQNKEREKVGLAKIVLDSEALRRLNSENRNEDTTPQTGEVVYLRYNCNLSLGGTTEECLSSVHPEYLATAVKACKAIGLELGGLDLITPDISNPNSKFAINEINRAPGLRIHYYPDKGEPVNVAETILKYTLEKI, from the coding sequence ATGCAAGACATTGTATCAAGATTCGGATTTGATCCATCAATTAACGTTTCTGACATTGGTATAAATACTTTATGGTTCTACGTACAAGCAGCCCAAAAGCTTGGAATTTCATACAAACTAATAAGTAAAGGAAATATAGTGGAATTCTCAAAAGATGAAAAAAGATTTCTTATTAAAAAGGCAATTCTACCAATTACAAACTATACAGCTGCAGATATCGCCGGTCGAAAAAAACAGTCAAACTTAGTACTTTCATACTACGGACTACCGGTTCCACGTTCTGCTAAGGCAGAAACCCTTGAAGATCTCGTATCCATTTTTAGAAGCTTTGATTCTAGCGTTGTAGTAAAACCTGACACTGGAATTGGAGGAAAAGGAGTAACGATTCTTCCAACAGAATCGGAATTAAACTCGGCCTGGGAATATTCAAACAAATACAAAAATGTTGGAAGTGTCATCGTTGAGGAATTTATTAAAGGGGACAACTACAGGCTTCTGGTTCTGGGAGACAAAGTAATAGCCGCAGCAAAGCGTCATCCAGCACATGTAATCGGGAATGGTCTAAATAGTGTAGCAGAACTTATAAATATCCAAAACAAAGAAAGAGAAAAAGTTGGTCTTGCAAAAATTGTACTTGATTCCGAAGCATTAAGACGATTAAACAGCGAAAACAGAAACGAAGATACAACTCCACAGACAGGCGAAGTTGTATACTTAAGATATAATTGTAATCTTTCGCTTGGTGGAACAACCGAAGAATGTCTTTCAAGTGTTCATCCCGAGTATCTTGCAACTGCAGTTAAAGCTTGCAAGGCAATTGGACTTGAGCTTGGTGGACTCGACCTAATTACCCCTGACATCAGTAATCCCAATTCCAAGTTCGCTATAAACGAAATAAATCGCGCACCGGGTCTTAGAATTCATTACTACCCGGATAAGGGTGAACCCGTAAATGTTGCAGAGACCATACTTAAATACACCTTAGAAAAAATATGA
- a CDS encoding DUF1704 domain-containing protein, translated as MTEKLVISYKEYLKNVGKIFLPVSVALTPRNLNEEKRKFFASEKYNPVFSYPGVNVSESHATLKRLSAVSHMEGLPMELWACLRKTIKSKLSTAEIIMSISKDSEFNRLSCKKFKVPSLKYTERAKRVLRGVTKKFNITDADLNSRTFEYSSKEVMNLIRQFLGLLGINVSNEPAFDSGEYNKLLMKGTVPNTWCVMESKFQGASVKVGSKFRTIYVAKDAKFSAFRVKKILIHEIGSHVLRSANGFETGFEFLGKPTVSSYLYTEEGLTAVNEELYGLLTRRVLNRFALMSYNIYLAHERGYSFRQLYNINNTFFPSKEAFSLAYRAKRGLTDTSKPGGYTKDAVYLKGFFLTRYRIDNDPLIYNKLYAGKIPFKWVSLLDSSIINMPKYLMDKDAVSRFINEI; from the coding sequence ATGACTGAAAAACTTGTTATTTCATACAAAGAGTATTTAAAGAATGTAGGTAAGATCTTTTTACCCGTAAGTGTTGCACTCACTCCCCGGAATTTAAATGAGGAGAAAAGAAAATTTTTTGCTAGTGAAAAATATAACCCGGTTTTTTCTTATCCGGGGGTTAATGTCTCGGAAAGCCATGCTACCCTGAAGCGTTTATCAGCCGTGTCACATATGGAAGGATTACCAATGGAGCTTTGGGCCTGCCTTAGAAAGACTATAAAGTCTAAACTCTCAACAGCAGAAATAATAATGTCCATTTCAAAGGACAGCGAATTTAATAGGTTGTCTTGCAAAAAGTTTAAGGTCCCGTCACTCAAGTATACAGAACGTGCAAAGCGGGTTCTAAGAGGAGTAACCAAGAAGTTTAATATAACCGATGCCGATTTAAACAGTAGAACCTTTGAATATTCAAGCAAGGAAGTCATGAATCTGATTAGGCAATTCTTGGGTCTTTTAGGAATTAATGTTTCCAATGAACCTGCATTTGATTCGGGAGAGTATAATAAACTCCTTATGAAGGGAACTGTTCCGAATACCTGGTGTGTTATGGAATCAAAGTTTCAAGGTGCATCTGTCAAAGTAGGTTCAAAATTTAGGACAATTTACGTTGCAAAAGATGCAAAGTTTAGTGCCTTTAGGGTAAAGAAAATATTAATTCACGAGATAGGATCACATGTATTAAGGTCTGCAAATGGATTTGAAACGGGCTTTGAGTTTTTGGGCAAACCAACTGTTTCTTCATATTTGTACACGGAGGAGGGGTTGACTGCCGTAAACGAGGAACTCTACGGACTCTTAACAAGGAGGGTGTTAAATAGATTTGCACTCATGAGCTACAATATTTATCTTGCGCATGAGCGGGGTTACTCTTTTAGACAGTTGTACAACATAAATAATACATTTTTCCCGAGTAAAGAAGCTTTTTCTTTGGCATATAGAGCTAAGCGTGGTCTAACCGATACATCTAAACCCGGTGGGTATACAAAAGATGCTGTTTATCTCAAGGGGTTCTTTCTAACAAGATATAGAATTGATAACGATCCTTTGATATATAACAAGTTATATGCCGGAAAAATCCCATTTAAATGGGTCTCACTTTTAGATTCGAGTATAATCAATATGCCGAAATACCTTATGGATAAAGATGCAGTAAGTCGGTTTATTAACGAGATTTAA
- a CDS encoding RNA pseudouridine synthase: protein MKIWETPKYIVVDKPYGLPTTYKNEQDTGDCLVKRIIKLYPKLLSVKGYKEREGGLLYRLDNETTGVVLFAKSNENFNEFIALSQEGEIFKRYIAHTEFGINQCKGKNFDKMDSIFFKPREVLGEYYPLAFNVSAKDVELSDTEYKKVDIPIGHSKKSMKRMIPVIDSISKSRLRNINKVVSYIRDINLNTFDVLIQKGCRHQIRVHLATIGYPIIGDNLYNKENKNVIKPKMMLRCTSVFSTGNTH, encoded by the coding sequence ATGAAAATATGGGAAACACCAAAATATATTGTTGTTGATAAACCTTATGGGCTTCCTACAACATATAAAAACGAACAGGATACAGGTGATTGTCTTGTAAAGCGGATTATTAAGCTTTATCCGAAGTTGTTATCAGTTAAGGGTTATAAGGAGAGGGAAGGGGGACTTTTGTATCGACTTGATAATGAAACAACGGGAGTTGTTCTCTTTGCTAAGAGTAACGAAAATTTTAACGAATTTATTGCATTATCCCAAGAAGGAGAAATTTTTAAACGATATATAGCCCATACCGAGTTTGGAATAAATCAATGCAAAGGTAAAAACTTTGACAAAATGGATAGCATCTTTTTCAAACCCAGAGAAGTTTTAGGTGAGTATTATCCTTTAGCTTTTAATGTTAGTGCAAAAGACGTAGAACTGAGCGATACCGAATATAAAAAAGTTGACATACCTATTGGTCATAGTAAGAAAAGCATGAAGCGAATGATTCCGGTAATTGATTCTATATCAAAGTCTAGATTGCGAAATATAAATAAAGTGGTTTCATATATTAGAGATATAAATTTAAACACGTTTGATGTATTAATACAGAAAGGTTGTAGGCATCAAATAAGAGTGCATCTTGCTACCATAGGTTATCCAATAATTGGAGATAACCTATATAACAAGGAAAATAAAAATGTTATAAAACCCAAAATGATGTTACGATGCACAAGCGTCTTTTCAACTGGAAATACACACTAA
- a CDS encoding twin-arginine translocation signal domain-containing protein: MNKISRREFLRLSTMAAAGVAIAACTKPKQPGAVTDPGTDSPKSEIETTPGEGDPPVQISREDIQERTVEGVKLLQPVIGKINELRAYLLEKLGITKPEISLAVQEESNPKSVSPTPAIENPENPKEPTLQEPKSDERKDQPETEFDPRKTTFTLTFRQEDYYIGRFENAVAAANQFIENLSQPIHPGTEIALIRDGIIDFNDQSAGYQSAGTNNLNASGACAFTSALGAAIDHFPFIEILEGIGHGHKHETYSGINDGYGYTVYQTGERSASPDFIFRIKQDLPQNTNGVKISVSRDGEPSGNDPNNCSITVTIELVK, encoded by the coding sequence ATGAATAAAATATCACGAAGAGAATTCCTACGTTTGTCAACTATGGCAGCTGCAGGAGTGGCTATTGCTGCATGCACTAAACCTAAACAACCCGGCGCTGTAACAGATCCAGGCACTGATTCCCCTAAGTCAGAAATTGAAACCACACCAGGAGAAGGAGATCCACCAGTCCAGATAAGTAGAGAAGATATTCAAGAGAGAACAGTTGAAGGTGTCAAGCTTCTTCAACCTGTCATTGGAAAAATCAATGAATTAAGGGCATATTTACTTGAGAAACTTGGAATAACAAAGCCGGAAATATCGTTAGCAGTACAAGAAGAATCTAATCCGAAGTCAGTTAGCCCTACCCCAGCAATTGAAAATCCAGAAAACCCCAAAGAACCGACATTACAGGAACCTAAATCCGATGAAAGAAAAGATCAGCCGGAAACAGAGTTTGATCCCCGCAAAACTACATTTACACTTACTTTCAGACAAGAAGACTACTATATTGGCAGGTTCGAAAACGCAGTGGCAGCAGCAAATCAATTTATTGAAAATTTAAGCCAACCAATTCATCCAGGAACTGAAATCGCACTTATTCGTGATGGAATTATCGACTTTAACGACCAATCGGCAGGATACCAATCGGCAGGAACAAATAACCTAAACGCTTCCGGAGCTTGTGCATTTACAAGTGCACTAGGTGCTGCAATTGATCACTTTCCTTTTATAGAGATACTAGAAGGTATCGGTCACGGGCACAAACATGAAACTTATTCAGGAATAAATGATGGGTATGGCTATACAGTTTATCAAACGGGCGAAAGGAGTGCTTCACCAGACTTTATTTTTAGAATAAAGCAAGATCTACCGCAAAATACAAATGGTGTAAAAATATCAGTAAGCCGTGACGGAGAACCAAGTGGAAACGATCCAAACAACTGCAGTATAACCGTAACCATTGAACTGGTTAAATAA
- a CDS encoding creatininase family protein — MLKIKDLSYDEIDKLDKTKTVVLVTVGPIEVHGTHLPIGNDILWAESLRDFAINFLERHSLIPLVYPTIPIGAQTLWTEKGFGIGKYTLFKILKSVINQLNTLGFNRIILFNVHGGPDHIIAIKKAKKVAQKLGITIFSTLEVIVKMGLMESKFNGVDLREDLHAGYMETSIGMYKYPQKVTSVNNNKQISRINPLNNLILKLLLPIRYYLDKIRGIPYDYKIYKVLGKFCVSKPKPLYTGFPYMANPKDGKILTQRIEKYIGDEISKRFLTPTVPI; from the coding sequence ATGCTCAAGATCAAGGACCTGTCATACGACGAGATCGATAAATTAGACAAAACAAAAACTGTAGTCCTTGTAACCGTAGGACCAATAGAAGTTCACGGCACTCACTTACCCATAGGAAACGATATACTTTGGGCAGAAAGTTTACGAGATTTCGCCATAAATTTTCTTGAAAGACATAGTCTGATCCCACTTGTGTACCCTACAATACCAATAGGTGCACAAACACTCTGGACCGAAAAGGGCTTTGGAATAGGAAAATATACATTATTTAAGATTCTCAAGAGTGTAATAAATCAATTAAATACATTAGGGTTTAATCGAATTATACTATTTAACGTACATGGTGGACCAGATCATATAATTGCAATTAAGAAAGCAAAGAAAGTTGCTCAGAAACTCGGAATAACCATATTTTCCACCCTTGAAGTTATAGTAAAAATGGGATTAATGGAGTCAAAATTTAATGGAGTCGATCTAAGAGAGGATCTACATGCAGGATATATGGAAACGTCAATAGGCATGTATAAATATCCCCAGAAGGTTACAAGTGTTAATAACAACAAACAAATTTCCCGTATTAACCCATTAAATAACCTAATCTTAAAACTCTTGCTGCCAATACGGTATTATCTGGATAAAATTAGAGGGATACCATATGACTACAAAATATATAAGGTTCTAGGAAAGTTTTGTGTTTCTAAACCCAAACCTCTCTATACTGGATTTCCATATATGGCGAATCCCAAGGACGGAAAAATTCTTACACAGAGAATAGAAAAGTATATAGGAGATGAAATCTCCAAGAGATTTTTAACCCCAACTGTTCCTATATAA
- a CDS encoding RNA-binding protein — MKNRLFIGSLAWGTTEDSLKAFFEEVGEVVDVKIITDKFSGRSKGFGFVTMATDELAEKAVAELDGKELDGRAIKVALAKPREDREER; from the coding sequence GTGAAGAACAGACTGTTTATTGGTAGTCTCGCATGGGGCACCACAGAAGACTCTTTGAAAGCTTTCTTTGAGGAAGTTGGAGAAGTTGTCGACGTAAAGATCATCACTGACAAGTTCAGTGGTAGGTCTAAGGGATTCGGATTTGTCACAATGGCAACCGATGAACTTGCCGAAAAGGCAGTTGCCGAACTCGACGGTAAGGAGCTTGACGGACGCGCCATCAAGGTTGCGTTAGCCAAGCCTCGTGAAGATCGTGAGGAAAGGTAA